One window of the Salvelinus fontinalis isolate EN_2023a chromosome 2, ASM2944872v1, whole genome shotgun sequence genome contains the following:
- the LOC129821139 gene encoding septin-8-A-like isoform X1, with product MAATDVDIFSNEEKRNLSLGGHVGFDSLPDQLVSKSVTQGFCFNILCVGETGIGKSTLMNTLFNTMFENEEASHYQNGVCMRPRTYDLQESNVHLKLTIVDTVGFGDQINKEESYKPIVDYIDTQFENYLQEELKIKRSLFNYHDGRIHICLYFIAPTGHSLKSLDLVTMKKLDSKVNIIPIIAKADTISKSELHKFKIKIMSELVSNGVQIYQFPTDDDAVTEINSSMNAHLPFAVVGSIEEVKVGNKTVRARQYPWGVVQVENESHCDFVKLREMLIRVNMEDLREQTHARHYELYRRCKLEEMGFKDTDPDCQPFSLQETYEAKRKEFMGDLQKKEEEMRQMFVNKVKETEAELKEKERELHNKFEQLKHMHQEEKRKVEEKRRELEEEMNAFNRRKVAAETLSLAQPLKKDKKNRSVKTENQSGVSLSNSKVMMAKASVEPLNCDSWWQAIQCCTCLVHNAAWRQGLF from the exons ATGGCTGCTACGGATGTAGACATATTTTCG AATGAAGAAAAGCGTAACCTCAGTTTGGGCGGCCATGTTGGTTTTGACAGTCTTCCTGATCAGCTGGTCAGTAAATCGGTGACACAGGGTTTCTGCTTCAACATCCTCTGTGTAG GGGAAACGGGTATTGGCAAGTCGACGTTAATGAATACACTTTTTAACACAATGTTTGAGAACGAGGAGGCCAGCCACTACCAGAATGGCGTGTGTATGCGGCCCAGAACATACGATCTCCAGGAGAGCAACGTCCACCTAAAGCTGACTATTGTGGACACTGTGGGGTTCGGGGACCAGATCAACAAAGAGGAGAG TTATAAACCGATAGTGGACTATATCGACACACAGTTTGAAAACTACCTTCAGGAAGAGCTGAAAATCAAGCGCTCCCTCTTCAACTACCACGACGGGAGGATCCACATCTGTCTGTACTTCATCGCTCCCACTGGGCATTCACTGAAGTCCTTGGATTTAGTTACCATGAAGAAACTGGACAGCAAG GTGAATATAATCCCCATCATCGCTAAGGCTGACACAATCTCCAAGAGCGAGCTCCATAAATTCAAGATCAAGATCATGAGCGAGCTGGTGAGCAACGGAGTGCAGATCTACCAGTTCCCCACAGACGATGATGCAGTCACCGAGATCAACTCCTCCATGAAT GCTCACCTCCCCTTCGCTGTGGTGGGGAGCATCGAGGAGGTCAAAGTGGGGAACAAAACGGTGCGGGCCAGACAGTATCCCTGGGGAGTAGTGCAAG TGGAGAACGAGAGTCACTGTGACTTTGTGAAGCTGCGTGAGATGCTGATCAGGGTGAACATGGAGGATCTGAGGGAGCAGACTCACGCCCGCCACTACGAGCTCTACCGCCGCTGCAAACTGGAGGAGATGGGATTCAAAGATACAGACCCTGACTGTCAGCCGTTCAG CCTCCAGGAGACCTACGAAGCCAAGAGGAAAGAGTTCATGGGAGACCtgcagaagaaggaggaggagatgagacagaTGTTTGTCAACAAAGTGAAGGAGACGGAGGCAGAgctgaaagagaaggagagagag TTGCACAACAAATTTGAGCAGCTGAAGCATATGCaccaggaggagaagaggaaggtggaggagaagaggcgGGAACTGGAGGAGGAAATGAACGCCTTCAACCGCAGGAAGGTGGCAGCTGAGACGTTGTCATTAGCCCAGCCACTCAAGAAGGACAAGAAAAA CAGATCGGTGAAGACTGAGAACCAGTCTGGGGTGAGCCTCTCCAACTCCAAGGTAATGATGGCCAAGGCTAGTGTGGAGCCCTTGAACTGTGATAGCTGGTGGCAGGCCATACAGTGCTGCACCTGCCTAGTCCACAATGCCGCCTGGAGGCAAGGCCTCTTCTGA
- the LOC129821139 gene encoding septin-8-A-like isoform X2 has product MAATDVDIFSNEEKRNLSLGGHVGFDSLPDQLVSKSVTQGFCFNILCVGETGIGKSTLMNTLFNTMFENEEASHYQNGVCMRPRTYDLQESNVHLKLTIVDTVGFGDQINKEESYKPIVDYIDTQFENYLQEELKIKRSLFNYHDGRIHICLYFIAPTGHSLKSLDLVTMKKLDSKVNIIPIIAKADTISKSELHKFKIKIMSELVSNGVQIYQFPTDDDAVTEINSSMNAHLPFAVVGSIEEVKVGNKTVRARQYPWGVVQVENESHCDFVKLREMLIRVNMEDLREQTHARHYELYRRCKLEEMGFKDTDPDCQPFSLQETYEAKRKEFMGDLQKKEEEMRQMFVNKVKETEAELKEKERELHNKFEQLKHMHQEEKRKVEEKRRELEEEMNAFNRRKVAAETLSLAQPLKKDKKKSVKTENQSGVSLSNSKVMMAKASVEPLNCDSWWQAIQCCTCLVHNAAWRQGLF; this is encoded by the exons ATGGCTGCTACGGATGTAGACATATTTTCG AATGAAGAAAAGCGTAACCTCAGTTTGGGCGGCCATGTTGGTTTTGACAGTCTTCCTGATCAGCTGGTCAGTAAATCGGTGACACAGGGTTTCTGCTTCAACATCCTCTGTGTAG GGGAAACGGGTATTGGCAAGTCGACGTTAATGAATACACTTTTTAACACAATGTTTGAGAACGAGGAGGCCAGCCACTACCAGAATGGCGTGTGTATGCGGCCCAGAACATACGATCTCCAGGAGAGCAACGTCCACCTAAAGCTGACTATTGTGGACACTGTGGGGTTCGGGGACCAGATCAACAAAGAGGAGAG TTATAAACCGATAGTGGACTATATCGACACACAGTTTGAAAACTACCTTCAGGAAGAGCTGAAAATCAAGCGCTCCCTCTTCAACTACCACGACGGGAGGATCCACATCTGTCTGTACTTCATCGCTCCCACTGGGCATTCACTGAAGTCCTTGGATTTAGTTACCATGAAGAAACTGGACAGCAAG GTGAATATAATCCCCATCATCGCTAAGGCTGACACAATCTCCAAGAGCGAGCTCCATAAATTCAAGATCAAGATCATGAGCGAGCTGGTGAGCAACGGAGTGCAGATCTACCAGTTCCCCACAGACGATGATGCAGTCACCGAGATCAACTCCTCCATGAAT GCTCACCTCCCCTTCGCTGTGGTGGGGAGCATCGAGGAGGTCAAAGTGGGGAACAAAACGGTGCGGGCCAGACAGTATCCCTGGGGAGTAGTGCAAG TGGAGAACGAGAGTCACTGTGACTTTGTGAAGCTGCGTGAGATGCTGATCAGGGTGAACATGGAGGATCTGAGGGAGCAGACTCACGCCCGCCACTACGAGCTCTACCGCCGCTGCAAACTGGAGGAGATGGGATTCAAAGATACAGACCCTGACTGTCAGCCGTTCAG CCTCCAGGAGACCTACGAAGCCAAGAGGAAAGAGTTCATGGGAGACCtgcagaagaaggaggaggagatgagacagaTGTTTGTCAACAAAGTGAAGGAGACGGAGGCAGAgctgaaagagaaggagagagag TTGCACAACAAATTTGAGCAGCTGAAGCATATGCaccaggaggagaagaggaaggtggaggagaagaggcgGGAACTGGAGGAGGAAATGAACGCCTTCAACCGCAGGAAGGTGGCAGCTGAGACGTTGTCATTAGCCCAGCCACTCAAGAAGGACAAGAAAAA ATCGGTGAAGACTGAGAACCAGTCTGGGGTGAGCCTCTCCAACTCCAAGGTAATGATGGCCAAGGCTAGTGTGGAGCCCTTGAACTGTGATAGCTGGTGGCAGGCCATACAGTGCTGCACCTGCCTAGTCCACAATGCCGCCTGGAGGCAAGGCCTCTTCTGA
- the LOC129821139 gene encoding septin-8-A-like isoform X4 — MAATDVDIFSNEEKRNLSLGGHVGFDSLPDQLVSKSVTQGFCFNILCVGETGIGKSTLMNTLFNTMFENEEASHYQNGVCMRPRTYDLQESNVHLKLTIVDTVGFGDQINKEESYKPIVDYIDTQFENYLQEELKIKRSLFNYHDGRIHICLYFIAPTGHSLKSLDLVTMKKLDSKVNIIPIIAKADTISKSELHKFKIKIMSELVSNGVQIYQFPTDDDAVTEINSSMNAHLPFAVVGSIEEVKVGNKTVRARQYPWGVVQVENESHCDFVKLREMLIRVNMEDLREQTHARHYELYRRCKLEEMGFKDTDPDCQPFSLQETYEAKRKEFMGDLQKKEEEMRQMFVNKVKETEAELKEKERELHNKFEQLKHMHQEEKRKVEEKRRELEEEMNAFNRRKVAAETLSLAQPLKKDKKN; from the exons ATGGCTGCTACGGATGTAGACATATTTTCG AATGAAGAAAAGCGTAACCTCAGTTTGGGCGGCCATGTTGGTTTTGACAGTCTTCCTGATCAGCTGGTCAGTAAATCGGTGACACAGGGTTTCTGCTTCAACATCCTCTGTGTAG GGGAAACGGGTATTGGCAAGTCGACGTTAATGAATACACTTTTTAACACAATGTTTGAGAACGAGGAGGCCAGCCACTACCAGAATGGCGTGTGTATGCGGCCCAGAACATACGATCTCCAGGAGAGCAACGTCCACCTAAAGCTGACTATTGTGGACACTGTGGGGTTCGGGGACCAGATCAACAAAGAGGAGAG TTATAAACCGATAGTGGACTATATCGACACACAGTTTGAAAACTACCTTCAGGAAGAGCTGAAAATCAAGCGCTCCCTCTTCAACTACCACGACGGGAGGATCCACATCTGTCTGTACTTCATCGCTCCCACTGGGCATTCACTGAAGTCCTTGGATTTAGTTACCATGAAGAAACTGGACAGCAAG GTGAATATAATCCCCATCATCGCTAAGGCTGACACAATCTCCAAGAGCGAGCTCCATAAATTCAAGATCAAGATCATGAGCGAGCTGGTGAGCAACGGAGTGCAGATCTACCAGTTCCCCACAGACGATGATGCAGTCACCGAGATCAACTCCTCCATGAAT GCTCACCTCCCCTTCGCTGTGGTGGGGAGCATCGAGGAGGTCAAAGTGGGGAACAAAACGGTGCGGGCCAGACAGTATCCCTGGGGAGTAGTGCAAG TGGAGAACGAGAGTCACTGTGACTTTGTGAAGCTGCGTGAGATGCTGATCAGGGTGAACATGGAGGATCTGAGGGAGCAGACTCACGCCCGCCACTACGAGCTCTACCGCCGCTGCAAACTGGAGGAGATGGGATTCAAAGATACAGACCCTGACTGTCAGCCGTTCAG CCTCCAGGAGACCTACGAAGCCAAGAGGAAAGAGTTCATGGGAGACCtgcagaagaaggaggaggagatgagacagaTGTTTGTCAACAAAGTGAAGGAGACGGAGGCAGAgctgaaagagaaggagagagag TTGCACAACAAATTTGAGCAGCTGAAGCATATGCaccaggaggagaagaggaaggtggaggagaagaggcgGGAACTGGAGGAGGAAATGAACGCCTTCAACCGCAGGAAGGTGGCAGCTGAGACGTTGTCATTAGCCCAGCCACTCAAGAAGGACAAGAAAAA TTAA
- the LOC129821139 gene encoding septin-8-A-like isoform X3: MAATDVDIFSNEEKRNLSLGGHVGFDSLPDQLVSKSVTQGFCFNILCVGETGIGKSTLMNTLFNTMFENEEASHYQNGVCMRPRTYDLQESNVHLKLTIVDTVGFGDQINKEESYKPIVDYIDTQFENYLQEELKIKRSLFNYHDGRIHICLYFIAPTGHSLKSLDLVTMKKLDSKVNIIPIIAKADTISKSELHKFKIKIMSELVSNGVQIYQFPTDDDAVTEINSSMNAHLPFAVVGSIEEVKVGNKTVRARQYPWGVVQVENESHCDFVKLREMLIRVNMEDLREQTHARHYELYRRCKLEEMGFKDTDPDCQPFSLQETYEAKRKEFMGDLQKKEEEMRQMFVNKVKETEAELKEKERELHNKFEQLKHMHQEEKRKVEEKRRELEEEMNAFNRRKVAAETLSLAQPLKKDKKNHTFF, encoded by the exons ATGGCTGCTACGGATGTAGACATATTTTCG AATGAAGAAAAGCGTAACCTCAGTTTGGGCGGCCATGTTGGTTTTGACAGTCTTCCTGATCAGCTGGTCAGTAAATCGGTGACACAGGGTTTCTGCTTCAACATCCTCTGTGTAG GGGAAACGGGTATTGGCAAGTCGACGTTAATGAATACACTTTTTAACACAATGTTTGAGAACGAGGAGGCCAGCCACTACCAGAATGGCGTGTGTATGCGGCCCAGAACATACGATCTCCAGGAGAGCAACGTCCACCTAAAGCTGACTATTGTGGACACTGTGGGGTTCGGGGACCAGATCAACAAAGAGGAGAG TTATAAACCGATAGTGGACTATATCGACACACAGTTTGAAAACTACCTTCAGGAAGAGCTGAAAATCAAGCGCTCCCTCTTCAACTACCACGACGGGAGGATCCACATCTGTCTGTACTTCATCGCTCCCACTGGGCATTCACTGAAGTCCTTGGATTTAGTTACCATGAAGAAACTGGACAGCAAG GTGAATATAATCCCCATCATCGCTAAGGCTGACACAATCTCCAAGAGCGAGCTCCATAAATTCAAGATCAAGATCATGAGCGAGCTGGTGAGCAACGGAGTGCAGATCTACCAGTTCCCCACAGACGATGATGCAGTCACCGAGATCAACTCCTCCATGAAT GCTCACCTCCCCTTCGCTGTGGTGGGGAGCATCGAGGAGGTCAAAGTGGGGAACAAAACGGTGCGGGCCAGACAGTATCCCTGGGGAGTAGTGCAAG TGGAGAACGAGAGTCACTGTGACTTTGTGAAGCTGCGTGAGATGCTGATCAGGGTGAACATGGAGGATCTGAGGGAGCAGACTCACGCCCGCCACTACGAGCTCTACCGCCGCTGCAAACTGGAGGAGATGGGATTCAAAGATACAGACCCTGACTGTCAGCCGTTCAG CCTCCAGGAGACCTACGAAGCCAAGAGGAAAGAGTTCATGGGAGACCtgcagaagaaggaggaggagatgagacagaTGTTTGTCAACAAAGTGAAGGAGACGGAGGCAGAgctgaaagagaaggagagagag TTGCACAACAAATTTGAGCAGCTGAAGCATATGCaccaggaggagaagaggaaggtggaggagaagaggcgGGAACTGGAGGAGGAAATGAACGCCTTCAACCGCAGGAAGGTGGCAGCTGAGACGTTGTCATTAGCCCAGCCACTCAAGAAGGACAAGAAAAA TCATACATTTTTCTGA